Proteins from one Mycobacterium adipatum genomic window:
- a CDS encoding MCE family protein translates to MTSIKSILMRGTALGGGTLMLAGCQFGGLNSLNMPGTAGHGTGSYTITVELPDVATLPQNSPVMLDDVTVGSVSGIEAVQRPDGTFYAAVQLSLDGDIDLPQNSTATVAQTSLLGSQHVQLAPPLDDPVGKLKQGSNIPIGAIGRYPTTEEVLSALGVVVNKGNLGALQDITDEAYAAVAGRTGSFADLLPRLAELTASLDRQTEDILTAAEGLNRFASILAQSKDNLGRTLDSLPNALLVLNNNRDNIVDAFAALKSFAEVGSRVLSETKTDFAADMKDLFPVVKALNDNADDFIKDLEFLPTFPFHYKYMRNAVRGDYLNVFVTFDLTVRRLGESVFTTSFFDPNMKRLSEVINPPDFLTGAMANLSGQAADPFKIPPGTATQHDGGTP, encoded by the coding sequence ATGACATCGATCAAATCCATCCTGATGCGAGGAACCGCCCTCGGCGGCGGCACGCTGATGCTGGCCGGTTGCCAGTTCGGCGGGCTGAACTCGCTGAACATGCCCGGCACCGCCGGGCACGGCACCGGCTCGTACACCATCACCGTCGAACTGCCCGATGTCGCGACGCTGCCGCAGAACTCGCCGGTGATGCTCGACGATGTCACCGTCGGCAGCGTCTCGGGCATCGAGGCGGTGCAGCGGCCCGACGGGACGTTCTACGCCGCGGTGCAGCTGTCGCTGGACGGCGATATCGACCTGCCGCAGAACTCGACGGCCACCGTGGCGCAGACCTCGCTGTTGGGATCCCAACACGTGCAGCTCGCTCCGCCGCTCGATGATCCCGTGGGCAAACTGAAGCAGGGCTCGAACATCCCGATCGGCGCGATCGGGCGCTACCCGACCACCGAAGAGGTGCTGTCCGCGCTCGGCGTGGTGGTCAACAAGGGCAACCTCGGTGCGCTGCAGGACATCACCGATGAGGCATACGCGGCGGTTGCGGGGCGGACCGGTAGCTTCGCCGACCTGCTGCCCCGGCTGGCCGAACTGACCGCATCACTGGACCGCCAGACCGAGGACATCCTCACTGCGGCCGAAGGGCTCAACCGGTTTGCCTCGATCCTGGCGCAGAGCAAGGACAATCTCGGCCGCACGCTGGACAGCCTGCCGAACGCGTTGCTGGTGCTGAACAACAACCGCGACAACATCGTCGACGCCTTCGCGGCGCTGAAGAGTTTCGCGGAAGTGGGTTCGCGGGTGCTCTCGGAGACCAAGACCGATTTCGCGGCCGACATGAAGGACCTGTTCCCGGTTGTCAAGGCGCTCAACGACAATGCCGATGACTTCATTAAGGATCTCGAGTTTCTTCCGACCTTCCCGTTCCACTACAAGTACATGCGTAATGCCGTCCGCGGTGACTATTTGAACGTGTTCGTGACGTTCGACCTGACCGTGCGGCGCCTCGGTGAGTCGGTGTTCACCACGTCGTTCTTCGACCCGAACATGAAACGACTCAGCGAGGTGATCAACCCGCCGGACTTCTTGACCGGTGCGATGGCCAATCTCTCCGGGCAGGCGGCCGATCCGTTCAAGATCCCGCCGGGCACCGCGACTCAGCACGATGGGGGGACGCCGTAA